CCCAATCAAGAATTGATTTGGAAATACATTCGGAATGAATGTTCAGAAAGCGAAAAAGCATTTATTGAATCACTCATTAAAAATGACCCTGCTGTAAAAGCGCGGTACGAAAGACAAATCGTGTATCAACAGTTTTTGGACGCAAGCGAAGAAAGGCAAAATAGAGATCTGCCTATCCTAAAGGAATCAGAGGAAACTTCCTATAATCCTTATGTGCTTGCCAGTTTGTTGTTGATCATAGCACTGTTATTGCTTGTTTTGTTTTCATTTCTCAAATAGCTACTAGTCATTTTTGTGCCAGCATTCCGATGTAATTTGAAGGACTTAGGGCTAGTAATTCCTTTTTAACATCTTCTGAGATATTTAATTGTTGAATAAATTGTTGGATTGTTTCCTTGGTAATATTGCCATGAACGCGCGTTAGTTCCTTGAGTGCTTCGTAAGGTTTTGGATAATTTTCTCTCCGTAGAATGGTTTGGATGGGTTCTGCCAGTACACTCCAATGCTGCTCGAGGTCTGCTGATAATTTTTCTTCGTTGAGAATGAGTTTTGAAATTCCTTTTTCAATAGACTGGAGAGCTAAGTATAAATGTCCAGATGGAACTCCGATATTTCTAATGACCGTACTGTCTGTGAGGTCTCTTTGTAATCTTGAAACGGGCAGCTTTTCTGCAAGATGAGAACCAAGGGCTGTAGCCAATCCCAGATTGCCTTCTGCATTTTCAAAATCAATCGGATTGACTTTATGCGGCATTGTGGAAGAACCAACTTCACCTTCTTTTATTTTTTGTTTAAAATAATCCATGGAGATATACGTCCAGATATCTCTGCAAAAGTCGAGTAGTATCGTTTGAATCCGAATTAAGATATGGCACCATTCAGCTACTTCATCATAATGTGCTATTTGGGTAGTGTATTGTTGTCTTGACAAACCAAGATCTTCTTGCAAAAAGTCATCGGCCCATTTTGGCCAATTTACATCGGGATATGCAGCGAAGTGTGCATTGAAATTTCCAGTGGCTCCACCAAATTTTCCACTAAAATTATAATTTTTCAGGCCTTCGATTTGTTTATCTAAGCGCTCTGCAAACACGAGCCATTCTTTACCCATGGTCGTTGGGCTTGCTGCTTGTCCATGCGTTCTTGCCAGCATCGGGATCTTGAGCCATTTTATTCCATTTTGTTGGAATAAATCTGAAATGCTTAGAAGTTTTGGTAAAAGTATATCATTCGTAAACTCCTTCAACATTAATGGACTTGCGGTATTGTTGATATCCTGGGAGGTTAAGGCAAAATGAATAAATTCAGTGAGATGTCCGAGCCCTAATTCAGAAAATTTATCTTTCAAATAATATTCAAGAGCTTTCACGTCGTGGTTGGTCACTCTTTCAATATCTTTTACCATTAAAGCTTCTTGCTCATTAAATTCAGCGACTAAATTATTTAGGGAATCAAATTTTTCATGGCCCAATTTTTCTGAAATAATTTGTGTTTGCATCAACCTTATAAAATAGGCTAGCTCAATTTTCAGGCGATAGCGTATCAGTGCGTATTCTGAAAAATAAGCGCTTAGTGGTTTGAGCTTGTCAGCATAGCGTCCATCCAGAGGTGAAATTGCATGAATCATTTAATGAATTTAGGTGGCCGTAAAATGTGGTTTAGGCAATAACTTTCTGCTTATCCAAAATAATAGGAGTATATGCAAAGTTCCAAAAATCTCAAATCCAAGTAAATGCATGGGATATGGATGTAAAATCAGCGGATTACTCACCAGCGGGGCTTCCATGAGATAGATATAATTGGATTCTAAACATAGATTGATCAAATAAACGGAAATTAAAATAACATGAGCTAAGAGCCAAACTTTCCACCATGCGGATTTCCTGGGTCTCAACTTTAAAACAAAGAGTCCATACATAGGGACAAAGATGATGCCTGCATGGCTAAAGTAATAATCAATGATAAAATAGTTAGAATAACCATGTGTCAGCTCCGGTGTGATAATGCTTTGTAAGGCCCCGCCCAGACTCAAAAGTAGAAGAAATTCAAATAAGAAATGATTGGGTTTTATGAGAAAAACAATCATAAACATATAAGAAATTCCACACAGATGAAGGGGGAGTGAATCTTGTAATGTAAACATTCCTTTCTGGGCAATGTATGCAAATAAATAAACTTCGCGAATGAGAAAGATCCCGGCTAAAAACAAGCGGAATTTTAATTCAAATCCTTTAGTTAAGGCATACCTACCAAGGTAGATGAGTGCCGAAAACAAAATGAAACTTAGTATAGCGCCTAAAAACCAGTGTGTTGAAAATAAAGGTACCAGATAATGAGGATGCATGATGATTAGTTTAATGTAAAGCTGACCTGATGGGAAGGTTTTTGATCACTTCTGCTTCCAGTTCAACCCACTGTTGTAATTTATTGTAAACTTTATCAGCTGGAAAATAACATAAGGCCATTTTTATATAGATGTGACCGTGCTTGGCTTCAGAAGTCCAGAGCATTTTATAAAATTTTTTAAGCTCAGGATCTTCTAAATGTTCTTCTACGAGCCTAAATCGTTCAGCACCTCTGGTTTCGGCAACTGAAGCGATAAGCAGTCTGTCTAAAAAGCGTTCTTCTATACCATGATGGCAATGTTTAAGCAAAGCTTTGATATAAGGATCTTCAGTCATGTTATCCGGGAGCCCGATGCCTTTATTGCACATGATTTCGTAGACGAACTTAAAATGTTCAAGTTCTTCTAATGCAGTCTCAATCAATTCCGGTATGATTTCCTTGCGATTCGGATATTTTGCTACAAAGCTCATAGCCATAGCCGATGCTTTTCTTTCGCAATCTGCGTGATCCTGTAGAAAGCTATTGAAATCTGCCATAACAGCCTCAATCCACTCCGGTGGACTGGGGTATGCAATATCTAGGTTGAGTTTCAAATTCGGGTTTCTTAAGTCGTTGCTTTAAACATGAGGTACATAAGGATCATTA
The genomic region above belongs to Saprospiraceae bacterium and contains:
- the purB gene encoding adenylosuccinate lyase — translated: MIHAISPLDGRYADKLKPLSAYFSEYALIRYRLKIELAYFIRLMQTQIISEKLGHEKFDSLNNLVAEFNEQEALMVKDIERVTNHDVKALEYYLKDKFSELGLGHLTEFIHFALTSQDINNTASPLMLKEFTNDILLPKLLSISDLFQQNGIKWLKIPMLARTHGQAASPTTMGKEWLVFAERLDKQIEGLKNYNFSGKFGGATGNFNAHFAAYPDVNWPKWADDFLQEDLGLSRQQYTTQIAHYDEVAEWCHILIRIQTILLDFCRDIWTYISMDYFKQKIKEGEVGSSTMPHKVNPIDFENAEGNLGLATALGSHLAEKLPVSRLQRDLTDSTVIRNIGVPSGHLYLALQSIEKGISKLILNEEKLSADLEQHWSVLAEPIQTILRRENYPKPYEALKELTRVHGNITKETIQQFIQQLNISEDVKKELLALSPSNYIGMLAQK
- a CDS encoding TIGR02206 family membrane protein, producing the protein MHPHYLVPLFSTHWFLGAILSFILFSALIYLGRYALTKGFELKFRLFLAGIFLIREVYLFAYIAQKGMFTLQDSLPLHLCGISYMFMIVFLIKPNHFLFEFLLLLSLGGALQSIITPELTHGYSNYFIIDYYFSHAGIIFVPMYGLFVLKLRPRKSAWWKVWLLAHVILISVYLINLCLESNYIYLMEAPLVSNPLILHPYPMHLLGFEIFGTLHILLLFWISRKLLPKPHFTAT
- a CDS encoding tRNA-(ms[2]io[6]A)-hydroxylase produces the protein MKLNLDIAYPSPPEWIEAVMADFNSFLQDHADCERKASAMAMSFVAKYPNRKEIIPELIETALEELEHFKFVYEIMCNKGIGLPDNMTEDPYIKALLKHCHHGIEERFLDRLLIASVAETRGAERFRLVEEHLEDPELKKFYKMLWTSEAKHGHIYIKMALCYFPADKVYNKLQQWVELEAEVIKNLPIRSALH